The DNA window CCTCAGATACGGTCTCCGTTTCAGTGTATGTTCACGAGTTCAAGCGAgagtagcgcaatcggtaagaggttccgctgtgaccgtacgatcaatcgatggttcgaaaccgcgctAGTGCCAGTCAAGCCTcttatccctccgggatcgataaattggtgacacgatggaaaagaggataaaacaatgacttgatacatctgctggctcccgcaagtcattctataggctaGACAAACGTTCGTCAAAAAGACTTCAAACGACTGAACTGAAGTGGACGCTTTgcgaatcccaagcggattgatcgaTCCCAGACACTCTGACAGACTTTTCCATCCCCCTTTCTAACCTATGAATGAcatgccataaaaaaaaagaaaatgaacgagCGAGATTTCGTTCAATTTCATATCTTCGAAGTGATGGATGTAGCCGTTGCAattacaggaaaaagaaaaattgctccATTATCACAGTCGACTGCCCAGCAGTGCACGtgaatagagaagaaaaattgggaTACACACGTGTCCACATGCCCTATTTTTGGGATATAAATAGTTTTTTGGCCTCAAACTCCCTTTTACTAGCATTCTAATAATGCCTCAATCTATACAGAAATTCTACATACACTGTGGTCCATATGAAGATCTATAGTCCATGACTAGCCatagaaaattcattttcttgcattttttgtGTGCTCTGCTGTCGGTGgtgttattagtttttttcccatatttttAGTCCTATTCTGGCCAGTCTTACTCCCTTTTGCTAGATGGTATCGCTTGAGGATCGTTCACCAATAGTAGCTATGGGGAAACGCGATTTGTTGgttttcaagatttcaaaGACGCTCGAACGACGTCGAGAGCAAGTAATTAAAAAGTATAAAGCGCTTCAGAGAGACTGTAGGGGCTGAAGAAAATCTCGCCCGGAAATGATAGCGCGCATCTTCAAGAATTTTCGAAGGAGATTGGGTGCTTGGGCTGAAcctaaaaacaataattttgaatGTGATGTGTGAGCTCCTATGTGGAATTTTGTGACtatcgagcaaaaaaaaattcttatatgTCTTGATTGCTGCAAAGTTGTGAGTAGTTTTCTGCGTCACATTTTATGTGGACCTGTATACCTCAAATTCGCTGTACTTTCCTTATTCGATACGTCAGAATTCATGtagaaaaattcatgaaaggcaaaaaaggaaaagaaaaaggtactGGATGAGTCGTTATCCACTCCACATCCTATGCCCATTGGTTCCAAGGACTTAGGTGATTGAAATTTGCAACAAATAATCTTTGATAGGTCTGAAGCGTAgcataaatccaaaaaatttcaGTGCATTTAATTTATAACATTCCAAGAAAACGTTTGGCATCAAACAAATCATCGCGAAAAGATAACAGTTGACAGGAGTTAACGGAAAAATACGATGTCTGTCAGAATGCTGCACACGAAAACAATGAACAAGAGGAACACGACACGACACGATGTCCCCGGGGTGGTGAAAGAGAGCAGTTTCGGCAGATGGCGACGGACCAGCGAGAACACCATAAACGAATCGCTCCAGGACCAATTCCCCGCACCAACCCGGAAATGAGAAAACGCCGGATGCGCATTGCGTGGAACAAAAACCGTAAATAGCGTTGTTTTACGCTGTCGCAATATATTTCAACTAAAGTTTTATCCAGTTCTACCAGACAACTCGCCCATTTCTCTGACAAGCCGCAATCTTTCATTCGTATATGTCATCGCTTTGTGCTTTAATTTTTAAGGGCTTTGTTGGTCCTCTCTTCCAAGAACGGATcccgagaaagaaaagaaaaagagaagcaaaGAAGCACAGAAACACGCAGATGTATGGGCATGCAATTCTTGCTTAACGAAGGAATTGAAAATTCACATTCTCGCACCCATAAAAACAGTAAACTTCTTGCTCGTCGCATTCAAACCACAAACGCTTTCATGTATTTTCAGGCAGAAACATCAGCAGCAATAACTAcattacttagatacttagatggcccgtctttactggacgtgcgggccccagcatctcttccactcgtttcgttccctcgccattgtcatccaagatgttctcaagcttcgtgagcgACGTTggcgaggtccttgagccgtatccagctgagctctcagctggtccatccgtgacTACATTACGACTTTTAACTCATATTCCAAAGCAGAACGGGGATGGAGACGTGAAGATTTGAAGAGGGAGTTGTAGGGCGTGGAACGGAGGGTaggaaggatttttttgctaCCTAAGAGGGTTTCCCTTGATTGGTAAAGTGTGCAGCCGAGCGGAAAGTTTCATCTACGTTTCACGTAGTATAATCCTTCCTTGAATTTTCAATTACATGACAATATGTGGACTAAATctataaaacagaaataaaaagaggtatcgaaaattaaaaaaaaaaactttgggaATCGCTTCAGTCACCAAAGCTCTACCCACCGAAGGACTAGAACAGCAAAAGCGGCGagagaataagagaaaaaacagcgatCACAAGACCTCAACGAAAGTGGGAACTAAAAGCAGAGAGATAGTTCTGCTATTCCTCTTTTCGGTAAACAAATGAAGGGGttctttttgagaaaacaacaagaataCACGTAATCGAGGAAAACAAAGGTTTCTTtcacaattttgaaaacacaCAATAGTCTTGAGTCAATATTTAAGGATAGTCATTACATTACAATATTTAAGGACTAGGCACATTACACTAAGGATTCTGTCGCGTATCTAGCCGTTTTTCACTACCAAGCTTTAGAcctctttttggaaaaaaggaataaaatgaaaatgaacccCTGCAAAATTCGAACCCAGTAATCCTTctaaattcttctctttttcttccttttgttcaatccatttctgtttttctctgaTACTTCCCGTTTCCGTTTCGATTTCAGCACCCTTCATCCGTTTTCATCCATAATTTCGAAAGCACTCTCGTGCAGCCTGCAATACGGGCAGGCACTTCGTATGTCCCAACCATCGAATCCACTTAAACGCGGACGAGGCGCATTTTGCAACAATTCATTGTTTGCAGAGCTCATTTTTCGCTGACCTCTCGACCGCTTTCACAAACACATCTCGTTGAGTTCGTGGGATACACGAAGAGACTGCGCCACTGATGCCCCAGCGGTCTTTTCGTTAGAGCGGAgttgaagagagaagaaaaaactgcgtCACACTTGCACTTGCAGTGATCTCTTGAGCGAACGATGTGAGAATGTGCAATGGATACTTTTGCACTTCTTCGGGACAAGTGCAAAACGGCACGAAGAAACTCGCTGACGGACAGGTATTCGCTATCTCCCGCACAAAGTTCTCCTCAGATCGTTCGTGGATAATTTTCAGTGGAATACTTAGAGTCTATTCAGCTCTGAAGCCGGGAATCCATCAGCGAAACTGAGATGGATTTCAATGGAATTGAAGCAAATCCACGAACAAATTGAGTTAAACGGAAGTGGCTGAGGAACGAACATTCGCGGATCCCAGCGCGATCCATATTCCTGAGATCGCAGCACCTCTACGTATGTGTGTATCCCAAAATCAGCTAAGCAAACCCAGTCAAGCATTctcattcaattatttatttacgcaGCGATACCATGTAGTAGCGAACGTAAACAGGAAGTGACTGGGTAGCGATTCCTACGGATTTTGGGTTTGTCCGAATCTATGAAGGCGAAGAAAAACTGGCAATTTTTGAAGTGTAGCGTAAAACTAGGCAAGAAGCCAGAGCAACGAATATCTTAAATATTTAATCTAAACTGAGTGAATTAATATGTAAATAGTAACTGTTAGTCGTTGATTAAAAAACAGTGGGAAATGTTCAAGAACTTAGATTGAGtgtattttgtattatttcatATATGAGTACCTCTTATTTTCCTCAGCTATGGGAAGCGTAAGCGGCAGAAATTATTGAAGATAGGACGCATGaaacaatcaataaatataaataatagcaATTAAATACAAGTAatactagtaataataaaatatgaattaattaataagaataaaatgtaaatttaacaaaataaaatataaatgatagtaaaaaaatataagtaataaatataagtaTTAATACATACGAATAATATGTGATATTAAtaattagttataatataataatgtataaTATTAAGATGTACGGGACAATTAGTAGTAACTGTACATCTTGTACGCTGATTATTTTTGcgacagtaaaaaaaaaagaaagataagataagaaaactatgaaacagaaaaagagaaacaaaagaaaatttaaccTTCACTAGACGCATCACGTACGCGAACACCTGGCAACATGTACTTTTGCTACTCTTTGCCCTCGCCTCTCTAGATATTTTCACTTACTGAGGAATGAAGGAGGATTAATAGCaatgttaacaaaaaaaaaagaagaggaagaaaaacttcgGAACTAAATTTTGCATGTAAATATTGAGACCACTGCAATAAAACGAGggtaaaaataattgaatgaaaaaggaTCGAGAGGCCAGGAAGTCCATTACTGTGATTTATGGATAACAAACCATCTCTTTACTCATATCTATTTATCATTTCGAATTGAACATGACATCATTTCTAATTTACGTGGAGCGAAGCCAAATCCTTCAGTAAAAAATAGATGTAGgtcctgagaagaaaagagttgGTGGAACAACGCCAATTACAATGCATTATTCCACGATTAAAACATGAAAGCCAAggttttgtcgaaaaaaaaaaacgttgccgatagcagcgAGTTAGACAAAATGGGGGGAACGTTCAACCTCACTCACACAGCCTCCGCACGTAATTCGGAATCAATATACTCGTTTTCAGCTCGTAAACAATGACGAAATCCACTATTAAAACAATTTGAGGATTAGATACGAGCGGAAGAGAGTAAACACAAACATTGGCTGATTACCCATACTGTCAGCCATAGtacggaagaaaaaatatcgagAAATCAAACGAGGAAAACaaacgatgaaaaatgaatgagtggaATGAGATTCTGTAAGCACACTTACCTTTGCTGCTTGAGTATCTCTTGTGAAGTACGTCAACGTGTCGGTCAATTTCAACTCTTCGTCATTTGCCGAACGAGCCTCCACCTTAACAATTCACCAAGTAATATTCTCGGATCTCAGGTAAACAAATTTAAAGAGCTGTGAAAATTTCTTAAGCTTCCTTACAGAGCTGTTAATCGCATAGACGTTCGAAGTTGACCACTGGGAAAACCAAGACTTCGctttcgaagatttttttcttgagatttggatttttatgcagtatttttattttatctcattttattttttttattttcatgcaTTAGTTTCTTCCCACATACCCATGGAGCGACTAGCTTCACACAACTTAACTGAAACCCCACTTATCATTGCTACAAGCCGGCACCATTAAGAAActattttgagagaaaaaacacgaggaaaataaaaataatcatataaaaataataataatacagatAATAACAGGAAtttaagtaaaaaataatgtaaaaaatataatttagttcaataaatatataaacaacACCACAATAACGTGTATGAATGTAATTATAAAAATTCGATCATGTACACATGGAACagtgaaaaagtagaaaaatattgaCAAAGAGAAACAGTTCAGACTCACTCCCCGGATAACAATTCTAACGAGAAAAATGGGAAGCTGAGGGAGAAGGGAGGGACGTCCCGCGAGAAA is part of the Necator americanus strain Aroian chromosome V, whole genome shotgun sequence genome and encodes:
- a CDS encoding hypothetical protein (NECATOR_CHRV.G20242.T3), whose translation is MARVEPDKVLARTEVRASDGMHKLKKVEARSANDEELKLTDTLTYFTRDTQAAKGAEIETETGSIREKQKWIEQKEEKEKNLEGLLVTDGPAESSAGYGSRTSPTSLTKLENILDDNGEGTKRVEEMLGPARPVKTGHLSI